GTCGAAACGGCGTCGCTTTCCTCGTAACCGGTAATGACGGCGTCGGGCGTACCCGAGGCGCTGACGTTCAGTAGTTCCGTCTCCGCCTCCCGCGGATCGGCGCGGAGGCTCGACGAGCCCTGCCGCAACGTAACCACCAGGGTTCCGGCGCTGGCGGCTGAATCGACGTTGTACGCTCCGCCGTAGACGGAGTGGTGGGCAACAATGCCCTCCTCGTCGCGGGAAATACCGACGGCGTCCGCCGCCAGTGGAGAACCCGAACGTGCTGCGAAGCGGGCCGCTGCATCGCGGCCCTGGATGGAGTTAGACACCACAACTGCCTCGGGCGACAGGGCCGCGGCCGCTGCGGCGAGGGCGTCCACCACCGGAGCCACAACGGCGGTCCCGAGGTCTGCGGATTCGCTAATCATCACGTATCCGGCACCGAGGGCTGCCAGCTCGGAAGCCAGACGGTCCGCGTTGCCCGGCGGAGTGACGGCGAGAGCTACGGGAGTGCCAACGGCTGACGCGGCGCCGATGACCTCAGCCGCACTGGAACGGAGCCCGCCGGACGGCGATACATCCACGAGGACGAGAAGGGGGTTCGGAGGGTAGCCGGTCATGCTGAGCGTCCTTTGATGAGCTGGTTCTGGAACAGGAAATCGGCAATCTGCCGGCCGGCGTCGCCGTCGTCCTCAATACGGATGCCCGCACTGCGTGCCGGGCGCTGGGCCACCGCGATCACGATGGATCGGCTGTCGTCTTCGGTGACCGAGACGCCAAGATCCGCCAGCGACAGCGTCTCGAAGGGCTTTTTCTTCGCCGCCATGATGCCCTTGAAGTTTGAGAACCTGGCATCGGGCAGGGCCTCGGTAATGGAGATGACCGCCGGAAGAGTGGCGCTGACGTCGAAACCTCCCGATTCAATGTTCCGCCGTCCGGCCACTGCCGAGTCAGTGATCTCCAAAGTGCTCAGTGAGCTGATTCCTGCCACTCCCAGCATTTCGGCAAGCATGGAGGGTATGGCCCCGCCGCCCCCGTCGGTGGAGAGGTTTCCGGCAATGACGAGATCAAAGCCGACGGAACGGAGGGCGGCGGCGAGAACCTCGGCGGTGAGGCTCATATCGGCGCCGAGCAAAGCGTCGTCCTGGACATGGACAGCGCGGTCGGCGCCCATGGCCAGGCCCTTGCGCAGACTGTTGGGGACGGTGGCGGGTCCGACGGCGAGCAGCACCACCTCGGTATTCGGGTGGCTGTCCCGGTGGGTCAGTGCAACTTCGAGCGCCCGCTCGTTGATCTCATCCAGCACCGGATCGCCGGCAGCCCGGTCCAGAAGGCCGGTTTCCAGGTTCAGGGCGCGGTCCCCCCACGTATCCGGAACTTCCTTCATTAGTACGACTATCTTCATCTCGTGCCCTCTCTCATCGTCGACAAAGAGTCCATGGTGATGGTCTTCACGACCAGGGCCCAGCTGATCGAACCCCGCCGCGATCGTACCGCAGACCGAGCGTTTACTTGTGATCCAGATCATGTTCCCAGCGGGATCGAATCAGTCCTGCAGGAGGCCCGAGTGCATCAGGTCGAGGAACTGCCGTGCAACGCTGTCAGCGGAGTGCCGGCCGTCCGGGCGGAACCAGTGCACGGCCGACCACACGGCGTCGCGGATGAACCGGTAGGCCAAAGCGGAGTCGAGTTCGGCGCGGAATACGCCGTCGCGCTGACCCTCCCGGATCACCGTCAGCCAAATCTCTTCGATGCCCGCGCTCTCCTGCGCCACATACTCAAATCCTGGAAGCGTGGCGAGGAATGCGGCCTCATTCTGGAAGAGGGCGACGGCGTCCGGCTGCGCCTCGATGGTGGTGAATGCCGTCCGGACAAGTTCATCAAACACGTACCGCGGGCCGCCGCCTGCAGCAGCAATGACTTCAGAGCGCTGCCGCAGACCTCCCAGGAATGACCGCAGGATCTCATCCAGGATCGCTTCCTTGGAGGAGAAGTGGTGGTAGAGGCTGCCGGAGAGAATTCCGGCCTCATCTGCGATGTCCCG
This genomic interval from Arthrobacter citreus contains the following:
- a CDS encoding electron transfer flavoprotein subunit alpha/FixB family protein; this encodes MTGYPPNPLLVLVDVSPSGGLRSSAAEVIGAASAVGTPVALAVTPPGNADRLASELAALGAGYVMISESADLGTAVVAPVVDALAAAAAALSPEAVVVSNSIQGRDAAARFAARSGSPLAADAVGISRDEEGIVAHHSVYGGAYNVDSAASAGTLVVTLRQGSSSLRADPREAETELLNVSASGTPDAVITGYEESDAVSTRPELRGAKVVVSGGRGVGSGEGFALVENLADALGGAVGASRAAVDAGYVAQAMQVGQTGVTVAPDLYIALGISGAIQHRAGMQTAKTIIAINKDADAPIFEIADFGVVGDLFTIVPQLVSAIEAKQG
- a CDS encoding electron transfer flavoprotein subunit beta/FixA family protein, with protein sequence MKIVVLMKEVPDTWGDRALNLETGLLDRAAGDPVLDEINERALEVALTHRDSHPNTEVVLLAVGPATVPNSLRKGLAMGADRAVHVQDDALLGADMSLTAEVLAAALRSVGFDLVIAGNLSTDGGGGAIPSMLAEMLGVAGISSLSTLEITDSAVAGRRNIESGGFDVSATLPAVISITEALPDARFSNFKGIMAAKKKPFETLSLADLGVSVTEDDSRSIVIAVAQRPARSAGIRIEDDGDAGRQIADFLFQNQLIKGRSA
- a CDS encoding TetR/AcrR family transcriptional regulator; the protein is MPATKRSGLPAREQGSARRDQLLAVAARLIASRGYSATTVRDIADEAGILSGSLYHHFSSKEAILDEILRSFLGGLRQRSEVIAAAGGGPRYVFDELVRTAFTTIEAQPDAVALFQNEAAFLATLPGFEYVAQESAGIEEIWLTVIREGQRDGVFRAELDSALAYRFIRDAVWSAVHWFRPDGRHSADSVARQFLDLMHSGLLQD